A region of the Campylobacter cuniculorum DSM 23162 = LMG 24588 genome:
AGCCAAACAGGTATTTCCACCTAGTAAATAAGCCTTTTCGCCTTGTTTTAATTCTGAAATTTTTTCATTCTCTCTTGTAGCTAAAATTCTAGCACCTAAAATCTCGCTCGTATAAGGCATTATAATAGTATCTGGCATATGTGCCTCGCTTGAGGTATCTAAAATCGCAATTTGTTTTTCATTTTCAATCAAATCAATCACACTTGCCACCAAAACCCCGCACTGCCAACCCACTGCTTCACCCGGCTCTAAATACACTTGTACTCCATATTTATCAGAAAAATTTTTACAAAGTTCGATAAGTTTTTGTGTATTATAGCCCTCTTTGGTGATATGATGTCCCCCGCCGAAATTGACCCATTTGACCTTTGAAATATAAAATTTGAATTTATCTTCAAAAACCTTTAAAACCCTCTCCAAAGATTCCGCACTTTCCTCACAAAGACAATGAAAATGCAAACCTGAAACCGCATCTAAATTCGCGTTTTTTAAATCTTTGTCTAAAATTCCAAGTCTTGAGTATCTCCCACTTGGATTATAAAGTTCTTTTGGAGCTACTGAAAATTCAGGATTTAAACGGAGTCCTAAAAACTTATTTTTTGCCTTATTTTTAAATTTTTCAAATTGATTTAAAGAATTAAAGATAATATGATTTGAAAGCGAAATGATTTCATCCATCTCATCCTCTTTAAAAGCAGGAGAGTAGGTATGAATTTCCTTATCCATAAATTCTTTAGCCAATTTCGCTTCCCAAAGCCCACTACAGCTACAACCGCTAAGATATTCTCCTACAATTTTCAAAGCTCTTGAAAATGCAAAACCCTTAAGAGCTACAAGCACTTTAGCCTCGCTTTTTTCACTTATTTTGGCTAAAAGTTCGCAATTTTTTCTTAATTTATCCTCTTCTAAAATATAAGCAGGAGTTTGTTTTAAATGCTCAAACATGATTTTAATCCTTAAATTTATCTCAATTTTAAAAATAAACATTATAATAATATCAAAAAATTTTTAAAGGAAATTACAATGGTAAAAATCGAATTTTTAGGACCAATTAATAAAGAAAACATAGAAATTCAAGCCCATTCTTTAAAAGAACTTAAAGAATTTTTAAAGCAAGATGAGAGTTTGCAAGAATGGCTTGGTCTTTGTGCGGTGGCTTTAAACGATAAAATCATTTTTGATGAAAATCAACCCCTAAAAAGTGGAGATAAAATAGCACTTTTACCTCCTGTTTGTGGCGGATGATTGATGTTTGAACTCTACAAGGGAAATTTAGATATAGCAAAAATTTATAGTCGATGGTATGATTATGCAAAAGACCAAAATTGCGGAGCTTTGATTACTTTTTGTGGGATTGTGCGGGCTGAAGAGGATATTGAGGCTTTGAGTTTTGATATTTATCAACCCTTGCTTAAAACTTGGTTTGAAGAATGGCAAAAAAGGGTGGAAAAGGATAAGATTAAATTAATGTTTGCCCATTCTATTGGTGCGGTTAAAATCCATCAAAGTTCTTATTTGGCTGGAGTGTTAAGCAAACAAAGAAAATTAGGACTTCAACTCATCAACGATTTTGTGGAGGATTTTAAAGCAAATGCTCCAATTTGGAAATATGATATCATCGAAGGTAAAAAAATCTACGCGAAAGAACGTTCTTGCAAACTTCGCGGTGCAGGAATTTTAAACTAAGGATTTAAAATGGCTTTAATGTCTTATGAAAAAAGTTTAGAAATTTTAAAATCTCATCTTAATCCCTATGAAAAGATAGAAAAAATTGCTTTAACGCAATGCTTAGGACGCATCTTAGCACAAGAAATTAAAGCTCCTAAAAATCACCCTGAATTTAAGACTTCAGCAATGGACGGCTATGCCCTTAAATTTGAAGATCAAAGTAAGGCTCTAACCCTTTTAGGAAGCACTCCTGCTGGGACTATGCCACAATTTTGTATCAAAGAAGCACAATGTGTTAAAACCTTTACAGGTTCATTGATGAGTGAGGGAAGTGATACCTTAGTTCCTGTTGAAAATGTGGAGATAAAAGGGAATCAAATTTGCGTCAAAGAAGCTGTAAAAAAAGGTTTTGCGGTAAGAGAAATTGGAGAAAATTACAAAGAAGGCGAAATTTTACTCAAAAAAGGCACAAAGCTTGATTATAGTGAGATTGCTCTTTTGGCTGAACTCGGTTTTTTTCATATCAGTGTTTTTATCAAGCCTGTTGTTGGGATTTTAAGCAGTGGAAATGAAATCAAAGATTTAGGAGAAACTTTAGAAAATCCTGCTCAAATTCGCTCTTCAAATCATATTGCTTTAGCAAATTTAGCTCAAAAATTAGTTTGCAAAAGTGTGGTTTTTCCTCTTTTAAAAGACGATGAAAAACAAAGCAAAAAAGCCTTAGAAAATGCCTTAGAAAGTTGCGATATTTTAATCACCACAGGGGGCGTTTCTATGGGGGATTTTGATTTTTTGAAAAAAGCTGTAAGAGAATATGCAATCATCATCGACAAAGTGGATATAAAACCCGGAAGGCATATAAAAATTGCCTCGTTTAAAAATAAATTCATCGTTGCTTTGCCGGGTTTTCCATATTCTGCTATGGTCATGTTTAATCTTTATGTCAGAGAAATTCTAAATTTTTGGCTTTTACAAAAAAAAGATTATATTTGTCAAGCTTTTTTGTGTGATTCTTATATGAAAAAAACGCCTTATTTAGAATTTGTTGCTTGTAATATTTATTTTGAAAATGGACGTATTTTAGCAAATTTAAAAGGTAAAAAAGACGGCTCAAGTGCAATCATTAATAATCTTAACCACAAATCCGCCTTAATGATGGTGCCAAAAGAATGCACAAGTTTAAAAGATGGGGATTTAGTGGATATAATTTTTATGCCTTAATTTAAAATCAAGGAAAGAAAATGCTTTATACGATTAAACAAGTGAGTAAGATGACTAAAATTAGTGAACATACTATAAGATTTTGGGCAAAAAAGGGACTTTTTACCCATTTGCAAAGGGATAAAAACGGCGTGAGGTATTTTGATAAACAAGATTTGCAACTTGTCTCTTTGGTGCATTGTTTTAGGGAATTAGAGCTTGGTTTAGATGAGATTAAGCATTATCTCAATCTATGCTTATTAGGCGATGAAACCTTAGAACAAAGGTGTGAATTTATTAAAAAACAAAGGGATAAAGTTAAGAATATCTTGCAAGATTACTCAAAAATTTTAAAAAGATTAGACGATAAAGTTAAAATTTATGAAAAAGACATAGAAAGAAAACGAGATAGTTTCAATCCTTATAATAAAAATTATGTGGGTAAGGATTTTTACAGAGGTGAAAATCAAAATTATAAAGGAAAAAATTTCAATAAAAAAACTTAAAATATCATTTTATCTTCATATTTTTCTTCATAAAATCACTCTTTTTTTGTAATTTTTTTGTAAAAAAACTTGACTTAGAGTCGCTCTAATGTTGTATAATTCTAGCTTTTAAAAAAGGATTGAGAATTTTTTACTTAATTTTTAAAATATTCTTAATTTTATTTCGTGCGATTTCACAAAGCGAAAACAAAAAATTGAGTAGGGAGAAAAAATGCCACACAAAAATAATAATCTTTTATTATTTATCCTCTGTTTGGGTGTCTTTGGAATTCTTAGCACAGAGCTTGGAATGATGGGTATTATACCTATAGTTTCGCAAAAATTTAACATTTCCACTGCTGATGCAGGTTGGACTTTGAGTGTTTTTGCTTTAACAATAACCCTTTGTGCACCTATTGTTCCTTTACTTTGTTCAGGTTTTAATAAAAAGAAATTGATGGTCGTATCTTTAGCTGTTTTTTCACTCAGTTCTTTAGCCTGTATTTTTGCTAAGGATTTTTGGCTTTTACTTGTTTTAAGGGCAAGTGCTGCATTTTTTCATCCTATTTATATCGCTTTGGCTCTTAATATCGCAAACAGCTGCGTTGATGACCCAAAAGAAGCACCAAAGGCTGTGGCAAAGGTTTTTGCAGGAGTTTCTGCGGGTATGGTTTTAGGTGTGCCGATTACAAGTTATTTAGGCGGAGAATTTTGCTTTGAAGCGGCGATGGGCTTTTTCTTTGTTATTAACACCTTAACTCTTTTCGCAACGATATTTTTCGTGCCTCAACTCCAAAGAAGTCAAAAAATTCAATTCGCTCATCAATTTAAAATTTTAAAAGAGCCTTTATTGTGGAGTTCTATCATTGCTGTGGTTTGTTTAAATGGTGGGATATGGGGATTTTATGGCTATGTGTCTGATTTTTTGTATCAAATTTCAAATATGGATTTTACTCATATCAGCACAACGCTTTTTATTTACGGGACCTCAAATATCATTGGCAATATCATCGCAGGAAAGACTTTGGTAAAAAATGCAGATTTTACGCTTAAATTCACTCCTTTTATAATGATTTTATTCTATGCTGTGATTTTTATGAATGCAACTGAAATTTGGATTTTAATCGCTGTGATATTTTTGCTTGGAATTTTAGGCGGGATTATGAATAATGCAGCACATTTTATGATTGCTCATCCTTACCCACATGCTGCTGAATTGACAAATGGTTTATTTTTATCCGTAGCGAATATAGGGCTTTTTGTTGGGACAAATGTCTGTGGATTTTTTATCACTTTTTGGAACACAAGATATATTGCTATTGCGGCGATTTTACTGATTTTAGCTGGAATTTTAAGTATTTTTATACGCTCTCAATTTGAAAAAATGAATCAAATTGCACAAAAAACTTGACTTAGAGTCGCTCTAATGTTGTATAATATTTAAAAAATTTAAATCAAAGGAGAAAAGATGTTTCAATTTTTAAAATCTTATTTGTTTGCTTGTTGTATTGTTGCAAGTGGTGCAGCAATAGAAACTCAAAGCATAGAAAAACAAGGTTCTCATCCAAATTTTAAAGGAGATAATAAAATTTTTAGCGGTGAAGTGAAAGTTTCTATGCTGTTTGACAATAAACAATGGCGTAATTTTGGCGGAGCCTTAGTTGAATTTAGTCCCCATGCTAGGAGTGCGTGGCACACTCATCCTAATGGACAAACTTTAATCGTAACTGAAGGTGAGATTATCACTCAAGTTCAAGGAGAAAAAGCAAGCATTGCTAAAAAAGGTGATGTGATTTCTTGTCCTCCGGACATTAAACATTGGCATGGAGCAAGGAATTCTAAGGCGGCTCATATCGCACTAACAGGTTATAAAGAAGGTAAAAATGTCGAATGGCTCGAACTTGTAAGCGATGAGGAATATCAAAAAGCTTTAAAAGAAACAGAATAGTTTTGAGGAAATTCAAGATGAAAAGACGGGATTTTTTAAAAAAATCAGCTAAATTCGCCGGGGTTTTGAGTGTTTTAGGCACTCATACGCTCTTTGCGGAAAATGGAGAAAAAATGCAAATGATGACTTTAAATAATGGTGTAAAAATGCCTGCACTTGGACTTGGAACTTATGCTTTGCGTGGAAAAGAATGCGAAAGGGCAATCAAAGATGCTTTAGAATGCGGATACAGGCTCTTTGATACCGCACAAATGTATGCAAATCAAAGAGAAATAGGAAATGCCATCAAGCAAATGCCTAGAAAAGAGCTTTTTTTGGAAACTAAAATTTCTCAAAATGCGAGTTTTTCAGAGGCAAAAAATATCATTCACAGAGCCTTAGATGAGCTGCAAACTGATTATCTTGATTTGCTTTTAATTCATGATAATTATTCTAGAAGTAAAGAAATCTATGAAGCTATGCAAGAAGCCTACAAACAAGGGCTTATCAAGGCTCTTGGAATTTCAAATTTCAATGCAAATGCTTACGCTTTATTCATTAAAGAAGTTGAAATTATGCCAACAATCAATCAATGTCAAACACATTTATTTTATCAGCAAAAGGCTTTAAGAGCTGCTATGAAAGAAACAATTTTGCAAAGCTGGAGTCCTTTTATAGCGGGAAGAAAAGAAGTGTTTGAAAATGATTTAGTGCAAAATTTAAGTAAAAAATATGGAAAAACTCCTGCTCAAATCATTTTGCGTTTTTTAAATGAAGAAAATATTGCTCTTATCCCTAAAACATCACGCAAAGAAAGAATGAAAGAAAATTTAGATATTTTTGATTTTACTTTAGAGACGCAAGATAGAGAAAATTTAAGAAAACTTGACCAAAATAAGAGCTATTTTTCTTGGGTGGATTGATAAAAAAGGATGCATTGATGAAAGATATACAAAGAAGAAAATTTTTAAAAAATTCAGCTAAAATCACCGGAGGCTTAGCCGCAATGGGGTTTGCAGCTTATCCTCTTTTTGCTCATACTTCTTCAAAGTTTGTTTTTAAAGAAGGTGAAAGAATTCCTGCTAAAGGCTACGCGGCTTTTAGTAAAGAATGGAATTTTAAACCTTTTTCTTTTACGCGACATCCTTTGGGAGAAAACGATATTTTAATACAAATACAATACACTGGAATTTGCCATAGTGATTTACACGCTGTTAAAGGTGATCATGCTATGCCAAACTATCCTATGGTTCCCGGACATGAGATTGTAGGCGAGGTTGTAGCTGTTGGAAAAAAGGTGAGTAAGTTTAAAATCGGGGATTATGCCGGAGTTGGTTGTATGGTGAATTCTTGTGGTGAATGCGAGGCTTGCAAACAAAGCAAAGAGCAATATTGTATGAATGCAAAAACCATCTTTACCTATAACAGCAAAGATGTTTTTCATAATAATGAAATCACTTACGGAGGATATTCTAATAATATTGTTTTAAGTGAAAAATTTGCAATCAAAATTCCAAAAAATGCTGAGATTGAAAAAGTCGCACCTTTGCTTTGTGCAGGAATTACAACTTATTCTCCTATAAAATTCAGTCGCGTTAAAAAAGGTGATAAAGTTGCTGTAGCTGGTGTTGGTGGTTTAGGGCATATGGCTTTACAATATATGGTTGCTTTGGGGGCAGAAGTAACTTGTTTTGATATTTTACCAAGTAAAAAAGAAGCTTGTTTAAAACTTGGAGCTAAAGAATTTATAGATGTTAAAAGTGAAGAATTTAAAAACATTGCAAATCGATTTGATTTTATCATTTCAACGATTCCGTATTATTATGATTTAAACGATTATCATAAAATGCTAAAATTTGGCGGAGAAATGGCAATTGTGGGCTTACCTGCATCTAAAGAATCGCCTCACTTCGATACAAATCGCTTTATCTGGCAATTTCAAAATAAAAAAATCTACACTTCTTTAATCGGAGGCATTAAGGAGACTCAAGAAATGCTTGATTATTCAGTTCAAAATAAAATTTATCCAAAAATTGAACTTATCTCTATACAAGAGCTTAATGAAGCTTATCAAAAAATTGCTAAGGGTGAAGCAGATTTTAGGTTTGTCATCGATATGAAAAGCTTAGATTAAATTGAAATGAATATAAAAAACAATTTAACCCCTTTATCGGGGTTAAATATTTAAAAATACAATAAAATCTTGCTCAATATTTAGAATTTTAATTGATTTAAAATTTTATTCTATACTTCTTTTATTTTAATAAGGAAAATAAAATGAAAAGAATTTTACTAGGAGTGATTTTCATGCTAAGTATGGCAAATGCTACACAAAAAAGCATTATTTTAGGTGGAGGTTGTTTTTGGTGCGTCGAAGCAGTTTTTGAAAATGTGCAAGGTGTAACTCACACTGAAGTGGGATACAGCGGAGGTAAAGACAATCCGAGCTATGAAAGTGTTTCTAGAGGAGATGGGAATATAGAAGTTGCGAAAATTGATTTTGATGAAAAACAAATTTCTTTAGAAAAAATTTTAGAAATCTTTTTTAAAATGCACGATCCTACAAGTGTAGATAAACAAGGTGCTGATGTGGGGATACAATATCGTTCAGCAATTTTTTATGAAAATGAAGAGGATAAAAAAAGCATTGAAGATTTTTTAAACAAACAGCAAGAAAATTATTCTTTGCCGATTGTTACAAAGCTTTATAAGCTCAAAAAATACTACAAAGCTGAAGATTATCATCAACATTATTTCAAAAAAAATCCCAATAATTCTTATTGCCGTTTTGTGATTGCACCAAAGATTAAAAAAATACAAGAATGATAATTTTTTACATATAAAAATTTGATTTTTAATTTTTTTGTATTTAAGATATAAATAAGTTTATACTTTAAGCTAAAAAAATTTTAGAGGTTATTCACAGCCTTTTCACGCTGTGATTTTCTCATCAAAATACCAAAAAATAGCACTTTAAGTTTTGAATTTTTATAAAAAATATTTATTAATTTTTAAGCTTTTTTATGAATTTAAACTATACTACTAAAAAAGGATTATTTTATAAAAATAAAGTTTTGTTTAAGCCTATATTGAAGTTATTTTTAAGATTTAAGTAAATTAAAATCAGACTTATTTTTGTTATATACCACTTATATTTTATTGAAACAAAATATTTCATTTTAAATAATATAATAAAGTTTATATTTTACAAAATTATATAAATTTTTATTTTAAACATAAAAAGCGAACTTATTTCGCTTGAAAAAACAATCCAAACAAAAATGAAAAACAATAAAACAAAGAAACCCACTTTCGTGGGTTTTTACACAATATTTTTAAAAGTTCAATTCTATATCGTCATTTGTTTTATAATCTTTAATTCAAATTTTAATTGAATGATTAAATAAAATGAGTTATTTTTAAATATTTATATTTTTTAAGCTTCAAAAACTTGATTAAAATCCACTATAAAGCATTTTATATATACTTTTTTCTAAAATATGTTTTGTATTTTAAGATTTTTAACACAAAATAAAGAGTTTAAAAAATTAATAAATTTTTATTTTTCAGAAGTTTTGTTAATTTTAAAACTTTTTAATCTAAATGAGTTAAGTTTAATAATCTTATAAATTTTTAAAATCAAAGTGCAAAATAATCCTTTATCATCACCAAAGCTGCTAAAGAATCAAGCTTTGTATCTTTGTTTTTAGAATTGATTGTGCCAAATTTTAAAGCCTCGCGACTGGTATAACTTTCATCAACAAAGACGATTTCACCTTTAAATTCAAGTAAAGAGACAAAATGTTGGATGCGTTTTTGCATAATTTCTTCACTGCTACCACCCTTTGGGATGCCTACAATCAGCAAAGAAATTTCATGCATGAGGAGGATTTTTTTGATTTCTTCAGCAGCTTGTTGGCGATTTTTGCGTAAAATTCCTTTCAAAGGTAGGGCGATTTTTTTATCAACACAAAGTGCGAGACCTATACGTTTTAAACCTAAATCCAAAGCCAAAGCTTTCATACTAAAACCCTTATAAAAACGCCATTGATAGCGATTTTTCCTTCAAGTTCATATTCATAAACCTTTTCTCCAAAATGTTTTAAAGCCTGTTCCAAACTCACTCCTTTAGCACAAAATTCTAAGAATTCATCTTGGTTTTGCTCTTTAATTTCTCCAAAATTTAAAACAAATTCTTTAAAATCAGTGATTAATTTCGCTTTATTTTCTTTTAAAAGCCAATTTGTTCCCTCACTTTCTCCTAATCTTTGAGGTAAGACATAGAGAGGTTTTTGCATTTTTAAAGCAAGTCTTGCACTTTGCATAGAACCGCTTTGAAAATCCGCCTGTGCGATAACCACTGCTTCACTCAACGCGATAATCAAGCGATTTCTAAGCAAAAAATCGTATCTTTTAGGGGTATAATCCCATTCTTGCTCACTTAAAGCCAAAGCATTTGTATAGAGTTCTTTGATGATTCTTTCATTGCTTTTAGGATAAATGCGTCCTAAGCCGTTTGCAAAAATTCCTATACTCAAGGGCATAGCAGCTTTATTTGCGGTAATATCCACACCCAAAGCTCCCCCACTGACAACACAAATTTCAGCCCTTTTGCACAAACTTGCAAGTTCTAAAACACAATTTCTAGTATAGACGCTCATTTTTCTTGAGCCTATGATTGCAATTTTTCTTCGATTTAAAAGCTCCAAATTTCCTTTGTAATAAAGCTTTTTAGGGCTTGTATTTAAATTTTTAAAAAGATGCAAAAAATCCTTAGGAACGCTTTTATTCTCCATAAACTTCACTCAAATAGACAAGTTTAACACTTTTGAGCAAATCTTTGCTTTCTTCTAAGGCTTTAAAAGTATTTTTTTTAGGATGTCCTATTGCAATAGCAAAGCCTTCTTTATTAGCAAGATTTACAGCTTTTTGAATTTGTTTTTTAATCGCGGCAAGATTATCTTCATTATCCAAAAATATATCTCTTTTAATATAAATTTTCCCAAATTCCTTAGCAATTTTTTCTACTTTAGAATGCTCTATGGTTTTAGAATCAACAAAAATAAAACCTTTTTCGCTCAAAGCCTTATAAAGCTTCCTCATCGCTATTTCATCGCTTGTAAATAAACTTCCTGTGTGATTATTGATGTATTTTAAATCTTTGAAATTTTCTTTAAGACTCGCAATTTTTTTAGAAATTCTTTTTTCGCTGTCATTTGGATTTAAGGTATCCATTTCAACTTTTTTATAATGCAGTGCTGCCAAAGGCAAATGCACCATATAAAAATCAAATTTCAAAGCAAGTTTAGCTGTATTTTTATGCGTTTTATCGGGAGGAAAAAAAGAAGGGGTGATTTTTAAATTAAGAGCCTTTAAATTCTTAACTTGCTTTTCATTTGACATATCATCAATGATGATAGCAAGTTTTGGAGGAGTCTTTTGAAAATCTAATTGTCCGGTTTTTAAAACGTTTAAATTTTGTTCTTGTTGATTTGAATTTAAATTCTGCTGCGTTTGATTTAAATCCTTAGCATTTAAACCTGCTAAATTGTTTTGAAATTTTTCAAAACTTTGGTTTAATTCTTT
Encoded here:
- the nspC gene encoding carboxynorspermidine decarboxylase; this encodes MFEHLKQTPAYILEEDKLRKNCELLAKISEKSEAKVLVALKGFAFSRALKIVGEYLSGCSCSGLWEAKLAKEFMDKEIHTYSPAFKEDEMDEIISLSNHIIFNSLNQFEKFKNKAKNKFLGLRLNPEFSVAPKELYNPSGRYSRLGILDKDLKNANLDAVSGLHFHCLCEESAESLERVLKVFEDKFKFYISKVKWVNFGGGHHITKEGYNTQKLIELCKNFSDKYGVQVYLEPGEAVGWQCGVLVASVIDLIENEKQIAILDTSSEAHMPDTIIMPYTSEILGARILATRENEKISELKQGEKAYLLGGNTCLAGDIMGEYAFKEELQIGDKIVFLDQIHYSIVKNTTFNGVKLPNLMLLNQKGELELIKQFSYEDYARRN
- a CDS encoding MoaD/ThiS family protein, with the translated sequence MVKIEFLGPINKENIEIQAHSLKELKEFLKQDESLQEWLGLCAVALNDKIIFDENQPLKSGDKIALLPPVCGG
- a CDS encoding molybdopterin synthase catalytic subunit gives rise to the protein MFELYKGNLDIAKIYSRWYDYAKDQNCGALITFCGIVRAEEDIEALSFDIYQPLLKTWFEEWQKRVEKDKIKLMFAHSIGAVKIHQSSYLAGVLSKQRKLGLQLINDFVEDFKANAPIWKYDIIEGKKIYAKERSCKLRGAGILN
- a CDS encoding molybdopterin molybdotransferase MoeA, which encodes MALMSYEKSLEILKSHLNPYEKIEKIALTQCLGRILAQEIKAPKNHPEFKTSAMDGYALKFEDQSKALTLLGSTPAGTMPQFCIKEAQCVKTFTGSLMSEGSDTLVPVENVEIKGNQICVKEAVKKGFAVREIGENYKEGEILLKKGTKLDYSEIALLAELGFFHISVFIKPVVGILSSGNEIKDLGETLENPAQIRSSNHIALANLAQKLVCKSVVFPLLKDDEKQSKKALENALESCDILITTGGVSMGDFDFLKKAVREYAIIIDKVDIKPGRHIKIASFKNKFIVALPGFPYSAMVMFNLYVREILNFWLLQKKDYICQAFLCDSYMKKTPYLEFVACNIYFENGRILANLKGKKDGSSAIINNLNHKSALMMVPKECTSLKDGDLVDIIFMP
- a CDS encoding MerR family transcriptional regulator; translated protein: MLYTIKQVSKMTKISEHTIRFWAKKGLFTHLQRDKNGVRYFDKQDLQLVSLVHCFRELELGLDEIKHYLNLCLLGDETLEQRCEFIKKQRDKVKNILQDYSKILKRLDDKVKIYEKDIERKRDSFNPYNKNYVGKDFYRGENQNYKGKNFNKKT
- a CDS encoding MFS transporter, which codes for MPHKNNNLLLFILCLGVFGILSTELGMMGIIPIVSQKFNISTADAGWTLSVFALTITLCAPIVPLLCSGFNKKKLMVVSLAVFSLSSLACIFAKDFWLLLVLRASAAFFHPIYIALALNIANSCVDDPKEAPKAVAKVFAGVSAGMVLGVPITSYLGGEFCFEAAMGFFFVINTLTLFATIFFVPQLQRSQKIQFAHQFKILKEPLLWSSIIAVVCLNGGIWGFYGYVSDFLYQISNMDFTHISTTLFIYGTSNIIGNIIAGKTLVKNADFTLKFTPFIMILFYAVIFMNATEIWILIAVIFLLGILGGIMNNAAHFMIAHPYPHAAELTNGLFLSVANIGLFVGTNVCGFFITFWNTRYIAIAAILLILAGILSIFIRSQFEKMNQIAQKT
- a CDS encoding (R)-mandelonitrile lyase produces the protein MFQFLKSYLFACCIVASGAAIETQSIEKQGSHPNFKGDNKIFSGEVKVSMLFDNKQWRNFGGALVEFSPHARSAWHTHPNGQTLIVTEGEIITQVQGEKASIAKKGDVISCPPDIKHWHGARNSKAAHIALTGYKEGKNVEWLELVSDEEYQKALKETE
- a CDS encoding aldo/keto reductase, encoding MKRRDFLKKSAKFAGVLSVLGTHTLFAENGEKMQMMTLNNGVKMPALGLGTYALRGKECERAIKDALECGYRLFDTAQMYANQREIGNAIKQMPRKELFLETKISQNASFSEAKNIIHRALDELQTDYLDLLLIHDNYSRSKEIYEAMQEAYKQGLIKALGISNFNANAYALFIKEVEIMPTINQCQTHLFYQQKALRAAMKETILQSWSPFIAGRKEVFENDLVQNLSKKYGKTPAQIILRFLNEENIALIPKTSRKERMKENLDIFDFTLETQDRENLRKLDQNKSYFSWVD
- a CDS encoding NAD(P)-dependent alcohol dehydrogenase, with amino-acid sequence MGFAAYPLFAHTSSKFVFKEGERIPAKGYAAFSKEWNFKPFSFTRHPLGENDILIQIQYTGICHSDLHAVKGDHAMPNYPMVPGHEIVGEVVAVGKKVSKFKIGDYAGVGCMVNSCGECEACKQSKEQYCMNAKTIFTYNSKDVFHNNEITYGGYSNNIVLSEKFAIKIPKNAEIEKVAPLLCAGITTYSPIKFSRVKKGDKVAVAGVGGLGHMALQYMVALGAEVTCFDILPSKKEACLKLGAKEFIDVKSEEFKNIANRFDFIISTIPYYYDLNDYHKMLKFGGEMAIVGLPASKESPHFDTNRFIWQFQNKKIYTSLIGGIKETQEMLDYSVQNKIYPKIELISIQELNEAYQKIAKGEADFRFVIDMKSLD
- the msrA gene encoding peptide-methionine (S)-S-oxide reductase MsrA codes for the protein MANATQKSIILGGGCFWCVEAVFENVQGVTHTEVGYSGGKDNPSYESVSRGDGNIEVAKIDFDEKQISLEKILEIFFKMHDPTSVDKQGADVGIQYRSAIFYENEEDKKSIEDFLNKQQENYSLPIVTKLYKLKKYYKAEDYHQHYFKKNPNNSYCRFVIAPKIKKIQE
- the ruvX gene encoding Holliday junction resolvase RuvX, encoding MKALALDLGLKRIGLALCVDKKIALPLKGILRKNRQQAAEEIKKILLMHEISLLIVGIPKGGSSEEIMQKRIQHFVSLLEFKGEIVFVDESYTSREALKFGTINSKNKDTKLDSLAALVMIKDYFAL
- a CDS encoding DNA-processing protein DprA encodes the protein MENKSVPKDFLHLFKNLNTSPKKLYYKGNLELLNRRKIAIIGSRKMSVYTRNCVLELASLCKRAEICVVSGGALGVDITANKAAMPLSIGIFANGLGRIYPKSNERIIKELYTNALALSEQEWDYTPKRYDFLLRNRLIIALSEAVVIAQADFQSGSMQSARLALKMQKPLYVLPQRLGESEGTNWLLKENKAKLITDFKEFVLNFGEIKEQNQDEFLEFCAKGVSLEQALKHFGEKVYEYELEGKIAINGVFIRVLV
- a CDS encoding divergent polysaccharide deacetylase family protein, with translation MSQKSLIQIQRFLVIVILFLVCVALILLILNKYQSTQKLAFNSPHQEQNLSTPQTLDEKSDNPFKQIYYEKFISKDFNQSENLEQNLSPLPLANSFLQESEQNSTLIQIHQTWLENNISKELNQSFEKFQNNLAGLNAKDLNQTQQNLNSNQQEQNLNVLKTGQLDFQKTPPKLAIIIDDMSNEKQVKNLKALNLKITPSFFPPDKTHKNTAKLALKFDFYMVHLPLAALHYKKVEMDTLNPNDSEKRISKKIASLKENFKDLKYINNHTGSLFTSDEIAMRKLYKALSEKGFIFVDSKTIEHSKVEKIAKEFGKIYIKRDIFLDNEDNLAAIKKQIQKAVNLANKEGFAIAIGHPKKNTFKALEESKDLLKSVKLVYLSEVYGE